One Acinetobacter colistiniresistens DNA segment encodes these proteins:
- the glnK gene encoding P-II family nitrogen regulator — MKLVTAIVKPFKLDDVREALSEIGVQGITVTEVKGFGRQKGHTELYRGAEYVVDFLPKVKIEIAISDEMVDAVIESITRVASTGKIGDGKIFVTNLEQVIRIRTGETGPDAV, encoded by the coding sequence ATGAAGCTTGTAACTGCAATTGTAAAACCATTCAAATTGGATGATGTGCGTGAGGCACTCTCTGAAATTGGTGTTCAAGGGATTACCGTAACTGAAGTCAAAGGTTTCGGACGTCAAAAGGGTCACACAGAACTGTATCGTGGTGCAGAGTATGTGGTTGATTTCTTACCGAAAGTAAAGATCGAAATTGCAATTAGTGATGAGATGGTGGATGCGGTCATTGAGTCGATTACTCGTGTCGCAAGCACTGGCAAAATTGGTGATGGAAAAATCTTTGTCACCAATTTAGAACAAGTGATCCGTATTCGTACGGGTGAGACTGGGCCAGATGCTGTCTAA
- a CDS encoding accessory factor UbiK family protein — protein sequence MIETLLQAILQQVDQPKKDLEKNLRALLNESIEKLDLVSKQELDRQRNALNTANQRLAELQQQMKILEEFLQHKK from the coding sequence ATGATTGAGACTCTTTTACAGGCAATTTTGCAGCAAGTTGATCAACCTAAAAAAGATTTAGAAAAGAACTTACGTGCGCTATTGAATGAAAGTATCGAAAAATTGGATCTTGTCTCGAAGCAAGAACTGGATCGCCAAAGGAATGCCTTGAATACTGCTAATCAACGTCTTGCTGAACTTCAACAACAGATGAAAATACTGGAAGAGTTTCTTCAGCATAAAAAATAG
- a CDS encoding YifB family Mg chelatase-like AAA ATPase, with protein MSFAKIYTRGLLGLHAPQIEVEVHISAGLPSLTIVGLPEAAVRESKDRVRSAIINSGFQFPTKRLTINLAPADLPKDGSRLDLPIALGILIASGQLPENSTQNFEFIGELALDGHLRPISGALTIAMACQQAQHRLLLPAENLDEANQLPEFEVYAAKHLQEVCAHFLGNPQIQAAPQRINTTSSTYQFDLADVKGQLRPRRALEIAAAGGHSLLFKGPPGTGKTLLASRLPSILPPLNTRENLEVASIYSVANAPHHFGQRPFRAPHHTASAIALVGGGSQPKPGEITLAHLGVLFLDELPEFDRKVLEVLRQPLESKEIVISRAARQTTFPANFQFIAAMNPCPCGYAFNQDSRCQCSPDSIQRYQNRISGPLLDRIDLHIDVPPLQAQELQNRAPTENSATVRQRVINAYEKQLQRQQCLNQALSPKRLEQHALLDDSSSKILEMAQQRLNLSARAYHRILRVARTIADLAENEVINSNHISEALSYRGHQS; from the coding sequence ATGTCTTTTGCCAAGATTTATACCAGAGGCCTATTGGGGCTACATGCCCCACAAATCGAAGTTGAAGTGCATATCAGTGCAGGCTTGCCTTCTTTAACGATTGTCGGCCTGCCTGAAGCCGCAGTCCGTGAAAGTAAAGATCGTGTCCGCTCCGCCATCATTAATAGCGGTTTTCAGTTTCCAACCAAGCGTTTAACCATCAATTTAGCGCCTGCAGATTTACCCAAAGATGGTTCCCGGCTCGATTTACCCATTGCACTCGGCATCTTGATTGCCTCTGGTCAACTCCCAGAAAACAGTACTCAAAACTTTGAATTTATTGGTGAACTGGCTCTTGATGGACATTTACGTCCTATTTCAGGTGCTTTAACTATTGCCATGGCCTGTCAACAGGCCCAGCATCGTCTCTTGCTACCAGCTGAAAATTTAGATGAAGCCAATCAACTTCCTGAATTTGAGGTCTACGCGGCCAAGCATCTCCAAGAGGTTTGTGCACATTTTTTGGGCAACCCCCAGATTCAAGCTGCACCACAAAGAATAAATACCACGTCTTCTACTTACCAATTTGATCTGGCCGATGTTAAAGGTCAACTCCGTCCACGTCGTGCCTTGGAAATTGCAGCGGCTGGTGGACATTCATTACTGTTTAAAGGACCTCCAGGCACTGGAAAAACACTGTTAGCTTCACGGCTGCCATCAATTTTACCGCCGCTGAATACACGTGAAAATTTAGAAGTTGCGAGCATTTATTCAGTTGCCAATGCTCCGCATCATTTTGGACAGCGTCCATTCCGAGCACCACACCATACCGCATCCGCTATTGCCTTGGTCGGTGGAGGCTCACAACCCAAACCAGGTGAAATCACCTTGGCGCATTTGGGTGTTCTATTCTTGGATGAATTACCCGAGTTTGACCGTAAAGTTCTGGAAGTGCTACGCCAGCCGCTCGAATCCAAAGAGATCGTGATTTCACGGGCAGCACGACAAACGACTTTTCCTGCAAACTTTCAATTTATTGCTGCAATGAATCCTTGCCCTTGTGGCTATGCCTTTAATCAGGATAGTCGCTGCCAATGTTCGCCAGACAGTATTCAACGTTATCAAAACCGAATTTCAGGTCCTTTATTGGATCGTATTGATTTACATATTGATGTACCGCCTTTACAGGCACAAGAATTACAGAATCGCGCGCCAACTGAAAACTCAGCCACAGTACGGCAGCGTGTGATTAACGCCTATGAAAAACAGCTGCAACGCCAGCAATGTTTAAATCAGGCACTTTCACCGAAGCGATTAGAACAACATGCTCTATTGGATGACAGTTCGAGTAAGATTCTTGAAATGGCTCAGCAACGTTTGAATCTGTCTGCACGTGCTTACCACCGCATATTAAGAGTTGCGCGAACCATTGCGGATCTAGCTGAAAATGAAGTGATCAATAGCAACCACATTAGCGAAGCACTGTCTTATCGTGGACATCAAAGCTAA